A portion of the Sabethes cyaneus chromosome 3, idSabCyanKW18_F2, whole genome shotgun sequence genome contains these proteins:
- the LOC128740266 gene encoding uncharacterized protein LOC128740266, whose amino-acid sequence MSTDGVVLKVISQYKIAGSAQNLVKRCRTVSACFSSFTMTKNWKSLHLVVSLLVLFVCIVKVTEGNPCQSNQGTGNIPNPDDCTKYYLCVDEHAFPMQCSDGLIFDMITNACNREADSVCIQDIGTPPTAAPALHQ is encoded by the exons ATGTCTACTGATGGGGTCGTGTTAAAAGTGATTTCGCAATACAAAATTGCTGGCAGTGCACAAAATTTGGTGAAACGGTGCAGAACGGTATCCGCGTGTTTCAGCAGTTTTACAATGACAA AAAACTGGAAAAGTCTCCACTTGGTGGTGTCATTGTTAGTACTGTTCGTCTGTATCGTGAAGGTAACTGAAGGTAATCCATGCCAGAGCAATCAGGGAACAGGAAATATTCCGAATCCGGACGATTGTACCAAATACTACCTCTGCGTAGATGAACATGCCTTCCCGATGCAGTGCAGCGATGGTTTGATCTTCGATATGATCACCAACGCCTGCAACCGAGAAGCGGACTCCGTGTGCATTCAGGACATCGGAACTCCTCCGACTGCGGCTCCAGCTCTACACCAATAG
- the LOC128741088 gene encoding mucin-2-like, with amino-acid sequence MLIYWFIASLITGTIALDNPCKTPDFVQLPDPDDCTAFIICINGFPFAGKCGEGLIFDVVTNNCNRESEAVCVKDLVTPPTAGTSPDGTTASTTDSTGVSTTAAVTTEAPTAPTPSTLVPSTTEAPTAPTPSTTVATTTVTPTAPTTSPTVPPTTTIPTLPPTTTTTTNAPTPTTIPTVAPPTTHPPGAPDCPPLAVFFAPHPNCNRFFQCYFGSLFVLTCPSNLHWNQQQQYCDWPFNASLLWIFTALIITAGAEENPCRTEDFEKWPDPNDCASYIICIGGDPHPAQCGNGLIFDVIANDCRPESDSVCVKDIATPPTPDDPTTPPVTTPTVTPTSTPVSTPVPTPGPSPTSAPSPTPTPATTPAPSPTPAPTPAPSPTPAPTPAPSPTPTPTSPPSPTPAPTPAPTTVPTPAPTPATTPPNGGAPHCPPDKVFFAPHADCSKFYQCYYGHLYVLSCPPNQYWNQQLEHCDYPGNVTCPSGLLF; translated from the exons ATGTTGA tttACTGGTTTATAGCATCACTGATTACAGGTACGATAGCATTGGATAATCCATGCAAGACACCTGATTTTGTGCAACTGCCTGATCCGGATGATTGTACAGCTTTCATAATCTGCATAAACGGTTTTCCATTTGCTGGAAAATGTGGCGAAGGATTAATTTTTGACGTGGTTACTAACAACTGCAACAGAGAATCGGAGGCAGTTTGCGTGAAAGATTTAGTCACTCCACCCACCGCTGGGACATCTCCTGACGGTACTACAGCATCCACCACAGATTCCACTGGGGTATCGACTACAGCCGCCGTTACTACAGAAGCTCCTACTGCTCCAACTCCTTCTACACTCGTACCTTCGACCACAGAAGCTCCTACGGCTCCAACTCCATCTACAACCGTCGCTACCACCACGGTAACTCCCACAGCTCCTACTACTTCTCCAACTGTACCACCCACTACTACCATCCCAACTTTACCACCCACAACCACAACCACTACCAACGCTCCAACTCCTACTACCATTCCCACTGTAGCTCCCCCAACGACTCATCCACCGGGAGCTCCGGATTGTCCCCCGTTGGCAGTTTTCTTTGCTCCGCATCCGAACTGCAACCGCTTTTTCCAGTGCTACTTTGGAAGCTTGTTCGTACTCACCTGTCCGTCGAATCTGCACTGGAATCAGCAACAACAGTACTGCGATTGGCCGTTCAACGCCTCGT TGTTATGGATTTTTACTGCCTTAATTATTACTGCGGGAGCAGAGGAAAATCCGTGTCGAACCGAAGATTTTGAAAAATGGCCTGATCCAAATGATTGTGCGAGCTATATTATATGTATAGGAGGAGATCCGCATCCCGCACAATGTGGTAATGGATTGATCTTTGATGTAATAGCAAATGATTGCCGGCCTGAATCGGATTCTGTGTGCGTTAAGGATATAGCTACTCCACCTACGCCAGATGACCCTACCACGCCGCCAGTTACCACCCCGACTGTTACTCCGACGTCCACACCTGTTTCAACTCCTGTTCCAACTCCTGGACCATCTCCTACTTCCGCTCCATCTCCAACGCCCACTCCAGCTACTACTCCTGCTCCATCTCCAACCCCAGCTCCTACTCCTGCTCCATCTCCAACCCCAGCTCCTACTCCTGCTCCATCtccaactcctaccccaacttCACCTCCTTCACCAACCCCTGCTCCAACTCCCGCTCCCACAACGGTCCCCACACCGGCTCCCACTCCAGCAACAACGCCGCCAAACGGAGGGGCCCCACATTGTCCTCCGGATAAGGTCTTCTTTGCTCCCCATGCAGATTGCTCGAAGTTCTACCAATGCTACTATGGACACCTGTACGTGCTTTCCTGCCCTCCGAATCAGTACTGGAACCAGCAACTGGAGCACTGCGATTATCCAGGCAACGTCACTTGTCCATCCGGACTATTATTCTAA
- the LOC128741089 gene encoding mucin-2-like encodes MKKFWILAIFIVLTVAEEDNPCIGNEGVRRFPDPTDCTRFFLCIGEESFPSQCGVNLIFDVVTEHCNEEHVSVCIKDIETPPTPSVPGDTTVTPPGEETTGVPEAPTPGGPTTNVPEAPTPTPAPVTTPAPGPVTTPTLAPPVTTPTPAPVTTPPPGPTPHCPPDQVFYAPHPDCTRFFRCVFGTLHVLDCPPNQHWNQEREFCDHPFNVQCPSSA; translated from the exons atgaaaa AATTCTGGATTTTAGCAATCTTTATAGTGCTAACTGTGGCAGAGGAAGACAATCCGTGCATAGGAAACGAAGGAGTTCGCAGATTTCCCGATCCCACCGATTGTACACGATTCTTTCTATGCATCGGAGAAGAGTCATTTCCCTCGCAATGTGGAgtgaatttgatttttgacgTCGTCACAGAACACTGCAATGAAGAACACGTCTCCGTGTGCATTAAGGATATTGAAACTCCTCCAACGCCTTCAGTACCAGGTGACACTACAGTGACACCTCCAGGGGAAGAAACCACCGGAGTCCCAGAGGCGCCCACTCCAGGAGGACCAACAACAAATGTCCCAGAGGCTCCCACTCCAACACCTGCTCCAGTAACTACTCCAGCACCTGGTCCAGTAACCACTCCTACACTTGCTCCACCAGTGACAACTCCCACTCCAGCGCCAGTAACCACACCTCCGCCAGGTCCGACCCCACACTGTCCCCCGGATCAGGTATTTTATGCACCCCACCCGGACTGCACCAGATTCTTCCGCTGCGTCTTCGGAACGCTGCACGTGCTCGACTGTCCCCCGAACCAGCACTGGAACCAGGAACGAGAATTCTGCGATCATCCTTTCAATGTTCAGTGTCCATCATCCGCGTAA